Sequence from the Candoia aspera isolate rCanAsp1 chromosome 7, rCanAsp1.hap2, whole genome shotgun sequence genome:
aaacattcatttttatatgtatattaatgaaatgttacagtaaataataaaaatataatttaaatttaaggtTAACAAAGTCAGAGtaattatagaaagcaaaataaaaacaacaacaaaaattctaAATATCATTCCTAAAAGTAAGCTTACACTGGCAAAAACATCTTTATTATCTCTCAAAATATTTTAGCAGTGTAGGCTgaactgttttctctttctttgaatcTTCATACATATGCTGGTAGACGCAGAGTGCTTTATCCACATCATGGTGAATTTGCATGCTTCAATCAAGGTTAGGATCAGCATCCATAATTTTTTGCTTTATGCATTCTTTACAGCTTGACATATACCTTCAAATTCCGTGAGAGTGAACTCCTTCACTTGCACATTACTGTTTTCTtctgatggaatcttccttttctccattttgcacacacaaagattAGCAATGTCTAAAACCCCAACTGCAACTGCGCATGCGCTAGCCTCAGTTGCTCATGCACTAGTCTCGCATTAACTGAATTTGGGTTGCATTAAACACAACCTGAATTAAGTATGATTGGCTTTAGCCAGCAGTCAATATCTGATAGCTTTTGCATGGTGCTGTGCAAAAATTGCCAAGATTATATTATATAGGGGTTAGAACTAAGGAGTAGTAGGGCGATATAAAGTTGGTCTGTACAGCCAGCCTTAAAACATGGGAGAATAAGGGCACTGCAAATATCTCTATAAAATGAGCAGGAAAGAAAATGTGCTCAGTGGGTTCCAATTTGCCTATTGTTGCAGGAGCAATTTTAGTCTAATTTGCTTCCACCTAAAAATTAAGTGCTGGAAAATTTCCTGTATAAACattcttgcactgatgatgtgatAAAAAATGATTTGTAGAAAACCTTTTGATGAATTCTAGGTTAGCTATTTCATGATGAAATTGGCCTTGGTAATTCTCTTAAAGTTGATAATCGTAATGCAGAAGTAAAGTGTTCTGGAGAGctgaaatatttgtggttttgGCAATTGGTGGTAATATCAGATCATTTTGTGCAGAAAATAGATAATTTACCtaatataatgtgtagttgggaATTTTTGGCAGTTTAAGGAACACTAAGCTCCTTGAttctttttaattccttttaattaattaattaattattaattaatttacaaACAAAAGCTCCTTAAAGCTTAAGGAATGAACAAGTTTTCATTCCCTTGATGTGAGAGGTTGataatgtcagaaaaaaaatacagaaacactTCCATCTGGGTCAGCTACAGTCTTTGGTTCCTTGAAGCATGGTCTGCTGTTGGGGACTAGTGACTGTTTTTGAATGGGTGCCAATCTATGAGCAAGCATGAGCTTACAATACAAGGCTTATACATTAAGTGGTTTTAGCTGAGATTTGAATGACAAGCGGCAAGTGGTGTACTCTCTTATCTGCCAAGATGCTGTAGATGATTTTGTCAACAATAAACCAGATGGTAATTCAACTGTGGTGACAATAATGTGGCAAATCAGTTCGTGATCAGAGAACTCTGGTGCTATTTCAGGTGAAAATGCATCCAAGCCTTTTTTGTGTTTGCACTGTAGGTTTTCACTGGGTTTTGTTGATACTTGTCTTTACTATTTCATACCATGATTTTTGTTGTTAAAATAACATATTAGttaagatatacaggtagtcctcagttaacaatggcaattgggactggaattattgttgctaagcaacatggttgtaaagcgcaacatcatgtgactgtgctgcttgGCAACGGTAATTCCAGCActctgttgccattgttaaatgaatcactgcaggtcattaagcaaggatgtcatgtggtcaccatttgcaacctcctgctggtttccccattgacttggaagccagcaaagaaggttgcagatggtgacAATGGGAAGCTGCAATGTTATAATTGTGAGCTGGGTgcctggatcatgatcatgtgactgagggacaatgcaatggctggaactccaaggaccagtcataagtttgaacggttgctgaatgagtagttGTCAAGCAAGGATCACCTGTAGTGTCACAATACCAGAAAATAATCTTACTAATGAAATCTAACCTTAGAGTTCAGAACAAGTGCTCAACTGCTATATATTGTAGTAGTATACATGaatcctcttcagcaaaggttcgttaccttgtcgtggtgctggagcttgagcacctcaatgatgccatgagctaaaccgtgaagggccacccaagacaggaaggtcatgacagagaggtcagactaaatgcgatccctggggaaggtaatggcaacccaccccagtattcttgccgtgaaaactaaatggatcagtacaaccagagatatgtcggtataccatcggaagatgagacccccaggtcggaagatggtcaaaatgctactggggaggaacagaggatgagttcacctagccccagacgtgatgacgcagctagctcaaagccgaaaggacggatagcggccaacggtgctggtggtgaacggcgaatccaatgttctaaggatcaacacaccattggaacctggaatgtaagatctatgagccagggcaaattggatgtggttattggtgagatgtcaagattaaagatagacattctgggcgtcagtgaactgaaatggactggaatggcccacttcacatcaaatgaccaccagatctactactgtggacaagaggaccacagaagaaatggagtagccttcataattaatagtaaagtggctaaagcagtgcttggatacaatccaaaaaatgatagaatgatctcaattcaaattcagggcaagtcatctaacatcacagtgatccagatatacgccccaaccacagatgctgaagaagctgaagtagagcagttctatgaggatctgcagcacctactggacaacacgcctaaaagagatgttattttcatcacgggagactggaatgctaaggtgggcagtcagataacacctggaactacaggtaagcatggcctgggtgaacaaaacgaagcaggacataggctgatagaattttgccaagacaactcactctgcataacaaacactctcttccaacaacctaagagacagctttatacatggacttccccagatggacaacaccgaaatcagattgactacatcctttgcagccaaaggtggcggacatctatacagtcggtaaaaacaagacctggagctgactgtagttcagatcagctagatatgagctcactaatattcctaaggaatatgcagtagaggtgaagaatagatttaagggactggacttagtagatagggtcccagaagaactatggacagaagttcacaacactgttcaggaggcggcaacaaaatacatcccaaagaaagagaaaaccaagaaggcaaaatggctgtctgctgagacactagaagtagcccaagaaagaaggaaagcaaaaggcaacagcaatagggggagatatgcccaattaaatgcaaaattccagaggttagccagaagagataaggaattatttttaaacaagcaatgcgcggaagtggaagaagacaatagaataggaaggacaagagacctcttccagaaaattagaaacatcggaggtaaattccaggccaaaatgggtatgatcaaaaacaaagatggcaaggacctaacagaagaaaaagagatcaagaaaagttggcaagaatatacagaagacctgtataggaaggaaaacaatatcggggatagctttgatggtgtggtcagtgagctagagccagacatcctgaagagtgaggttgaatgggccttaagaagcattgctaataacaaggcaggagacgacggcatcccagctgaaccgatcaaaatcttgcgagatgatgatgtcaaggtaatgcatgctatatgccagcaaatttggaaaacacaagaatggccatcagattggaaaaaatcaacttatatccccataccaaaaaagggaaacacgaaagaatgttcaaactatcgaacagtggcactcatctcacatgccagtaaggtaatgctcaagatcctgcaaggtagacttcagcaattcatggagcgagaattgccagatgtacaagctgggtttagaaaaggcagaggaactagggaccaaattgccaatatccgctggataatggaaaaagccagggagtttcagaaaaacatctatttctgtttgactattctaaagcctttgactgtctggatcataacaaactgtggcaagttcttagcggtatggggataccaagtcatcttgtatgcctcctgaagaatctgtataacaaccaagtagtaacagtaagaacagaccacggaacaacggactggtttaagattgggaaaggagtacggcagggctgtatactctcactctaactattcaacttgtacgcagaacacatcatgcaacaagctgggcttgaggaatccaaggctggagttaaaattgctggaagaaacattaacaatctcagatatgcagatgataccactttgatggctgaaagcgaagaggaactgaggagccttatgatgaaggtgaaagaagaaagtgcaaaagctggcttgcagctaaacctcaaaaaaaccaagattatggcaaccagcttgattgataactagcaaatagagggagaaaatgtagaagcagtgaaagactttgtatttctaggtgcaaagattactgcagatgctgactgcagtcaggaaatcagaagacgcttaatccttgggagaagagcaatgaccaatctcgataaaatagttaagagcagagacatcacactgacaacaaaggtccgcatagttaaagcaatggtgttccccgtagtaacatatggctgcgagagctggaccataaggaaggctgagagaaggaagatcgatgcttttgaactgtggtgttggaggaaaattctgagagtgccttggactgcaagaagataaaccagtccatactccaggaaataaagccaccctgctcacttgagggaatgatattaaaggcaaaactgaaatactttggccacatcatgagaagacaggacaccctggagaagatgctgatgctagggagagtggaaggcaaaaggaagaggggccgaccaagggcaagatggatggatggtattctagaggtgacggactcgtccctgggggagctgggggtgttgacgaccgacaggaagctctggcgtgggctggtccatgaagtcacaaagagtcggcaGCGACTAAacgaaacaacaacaacatacatgaATCCTAACGACAATATAAATATCTGGTTAGAAGTTCTGTATGTCATACAAGCATTTTTATTAAACAGATACCATCTTGAAAAATACAGTTCAAAAATTCTTACGAAATAAGAGCTAAACATTTCACATTTATGGTTCCCATCCCTTTCCTCCAGGCTGTTGTGGTAGTTTAAGTCCTACAAGTCCTGCCACTATGTCTGGTGATCGTTCTCCTTTGCCATGGTATTCTTTATGTAGTACTGAGTGCTCCCGGATACTACGCAGAAGACAGAGATAAGTAGCAGCCTGAAAATGTAAGTCATGCTGGGCCTTGCAGAGCTTTTCACTGGTTATCTGGAGTCAGAGAAAAGATGTATAAAAGAAACAGTATAGTTTGACTCTAGTTTTCAATtcagataaatacatttttagcTTACAATAACTTGAGCCAGTATGCCTGTGTATAATAAATCTGGCAAAATTCATTACAGTGGCAGGACTAAGATAGCATACACAAGGAACCACCATTCCATATAGAAAATTAAAACCTAAGGAAGAAAATGTTCACTTccatttttgattttttaatataatccTATCCTAAGGATTAATACAATTCAGTACATGAACTGAGCAATACTACCTTGTAAGTAGAGCATCCCCATGTGCTCTGCATTATAATTTTATGTGACCAAGATGGAAGGtaggtttgcttttttaaaaatttccttccaAATTGTCTGAACTGTAAGTTATTCACAGTACCTCTCTCCACTCCTGTGCCAGTGGGACGTTCCACCAGCATGTCAGAACTCCATGAGTACAATTACTCTCTGCCTGCAGTGCAGTCCTGACACCACTTCCTATGGCCCTCAACTGGCATTCTATACTGAAGTATGTTCAAACGGTGTGATATTTAATGTCTTGAACTGTTCATAGCACataatggggtggggggacagaagAGAACGAAGGGAAGTATAGCAAGTCTCTCCTATGAAATGGCTAGAAGCTACTTCATAAGAAACTTGCTGtcatacattttaataatttagCTTTAACAGTATCAGGAATGAGTCAGTACAAAATTAGCATTTTAGTTAAACATCTCAATAAAAACCCAAGTGCCTACCAATTAAGGTCACTACAGTTTCATTAGTCCCCAAAACAGAACTTTTaaagcctagagcagtgtttctcaaccttggcaactaagaaatgtggacttcaactcccagaagctggctggggaattctgggagttgaagtccatacatgagtcccccatgagggggagatgggcggtgaataaatttataaataaaaataaaatcttaaagttgccaaagttgagaaacactggcctagagagaAACACCATATTTGAAGGCAAAAGAAGTGAGCCGTTATTAACGCAAAGGTCGGACAGATTTCGAGTATCAGCACCGGAGTATACATACCCGATGGCAGCGGAAGGCTTCCTTCAAATAACAATATGCCGCCACGTTGCGGTAAGAGACATCGGTCCCTCCTACAGCATAACGAAGTTCCCGCAATAAACCACGAAAAGTGCGAAGCGGCGACCCGAAAGATGCCATTTTCCTTTCAGCTATTAGAATGTAATGCCGCATATACAGCCAATCAGAGAGCCCCTCTTTCACCCAACGGCcaatcaaaaagaaaaagtgtgcTAGCTTTCAACCTTAGTGCTGAACTTGCAGGACCAACCGAACATTGCTCCAATCTTTTCCAGGTCGTGATATTTTCACGTTCAATTTCAGAGTGCCCTTACAGAGGCGTAATATTTGAGCGGGACGCGAGCCTCTTCAAGCTGAGAGATATCTAACCTACGGTTCCTGATGTTTTGTAACACAGATCCTATCAGTCCAGCCATCAGAGCTACATCTCATACCGTAGTCAGGAATGAAAATAATATAACGGAAAGCACCAGTTGACTCGAATCGACATCAGGTGTATCGACGAATTTCAGACCTGATTGAAAGGCGCAGGAAGGCAACGGAAGCTTTCAGCCCTTCCTTTCAAAGGAAGTTAATTCCCTGCTCTATTTGGCCCCCGAAAGGGCTCGTTATCGATCCATTAGAGCAGTCTTGCCCGGCCCGATGCTCTCCCCCACGCATTGGGGACCACGGCGCCGAGTTCTCAACCGCATGATCTGTCAATTGTGGAAGTCGTATTTCCGACACATCTGCGAGGGCCGCTGTGTAAGTCGTTCCCACAACTCACATGCCTAGAAGCGGGATTTCAATAGACGATTAATATATACTTATTATGTTGAT
This genomic interval carries:
- the FMC1 gene encoding protein FMC1 homolog produces the protein MRHYILIAERKMASFGSPLRTFRGLLRELRYAVGGTDVSYRNVAAYCYLKEAFRCHRITSEKLCKAQHDLHFQAATYLCLLRSIREHSVLHKEYHGKGERSPDIVAGLVGLKLPQQPGGKGWEP